In Deltaproteobacteria bacterium, one genomic interval encodes:
- a CDS encoding HAD family hydrolase, which yields MKRPPAGPRLAAVRLVAMDVDGVLTDGGIWYTDGGEELKRFDVRDGQGLVLLREAGVVTAVITRRHSEIVERRARELGIVEVHQDATDKGAVVQGILTRHGVRAADACYVGDDVGDLPAMALVGFPVAVANAVPAVRTAAVYVTRALGGHGAIRELCDLLLSARQTKPPTRAR from the coding sequence ATGAAGCGCCCGCCCGCCGGCCCGCGGCTGGCCGCCGTGCGCCTGGTCGCGATGGACGTGGATGGCGTGCTCACCGACGGCGGCATCTGGTACACCGACGGCGGCGAGGAGCTCAAGCGCTTCGACGTCCGCGACGGCCAGGGCCTCGTGCTGCTCCGCGAGGCCGGCGTGGTCACGGCCGTGATCACACGCCGCCACTCGGAGATCGTCGAGCGCCGCGCGCGCGAGCTGGGCATCGTCGAGGTCCACCAGGACGCGACAGACAAGGGCGCCGTCGTGCAGGGGATCCTGACGCGGCACGGCGTCCGCGCGGCGGACGCGTGCTACGTGGGTGACGACGTCGGCGACCTGCCGGCGATGGCGCTCGTCGGCTTTCCCGTCGCCGTCGCCAACGCCGTCCCCGCCGTGCGGACGGCCGCCGTCTACGTCACACGCGCCCTCGGCGGCCACGGCGCCATCCGCGAACTTTGCGACCTCCTCCTCTCCGCCCGCCAGACCAAGCCCCCCACTCGCGCTCGCTGA